Proteins encoded within one genomic window of Amorphoplanes friuliensis DSM 7358:
- a CDS encoding flavin-containing monooxygenase: MTETRDRVEAWLAEFETALRDRDVERAAALFGVESFWRDLVAFSWNITTVEGRAGVADLLRARLDDADPGKFEVDGEPTEAGDVTEAWIRFETRVGRGAGHLRLKDDGAWTLLTSLRELKGFEEGRPQGVEHELEPGRTSWLERRRTEEQTLGYAEQPYVVVIGGGQGGIALGARLRQLGVPALVLDRHDRPGDQWRKRYKSLCLHDPVWYDHLPYLPFPKNWPVFAPKDKIGDWLEMYTRVMEVPYWSRSEVRSASFDADTKTWSVIVDRDGESVELRPKQLVFATGMSGKANWPTFPGQDVFRGEQHHSSGHPGPEAYRGKKVVVVGSNNSAFDICGALWEHGADVTMVQRSSTHIVKSASLMDIGLGDLYSERAVEAGVTTDKADMIFASLPYRIMHEFQIPLYEQMAERDRDFYARLEKAGFRHDWGDDGSGLFMKYLRRGSGYYIDVGAAELVADGRIKLVQGQVDHLTETAVVLQDGTTLDADLVVYATGYGSMNGWVADLIDQETADRVGKVWGLGSGTTKDPGPWEGEQRNMWKPTQQENLWFHGGNLHQSRHYSLYLALQLKARYEGIPTPVYGLQEVHHTQ; the protein is encoded by the coding sequence ATGACAGAGACACGAGATCGGGTGGAGGCGTGGCTCGCCGAGTTCGAGACCGCGCTACGCGACCGGGACGTCGAGCGGGCCGCGGCCCTCTTCGGCGTCGAGAGCTTCTGGCGCGACCTGGTCGCGTTCTCCTGGAACATCACCACCGTGGAGGGTCGTGCCGGCGTCGCCGACCTGCTCAGGGCCCGCCTAGACGACGCCGACCCGGGCAAGTTCGAGGTCGACGGCGAGCCCACGGAGGCCGGTGACGTCACCGAAGCGTGGATCCGTTTCGAGACCCGCGTCGGCCGCGGCGCCGGGCATCTGCGGCTCAAGGATGACGGCGCGTGGACGTTGCTGACCAGTTTGCGGGAGCTCAAGGGTTTCGAGGAGGGCCGCCCGCAGGGTGTCGAGCACGAGCTCGAGCCCGGCCGCACCTCCTGGCTCGAAAGGCGCAGGACCGAGGAGCAGACCCTCGGGTACGCCGAGCAGCCGTACGTTGTGGTCATCGGTGGTGGTCAGGGCGGCATCGCGCTCGGGGCGCGGCTGCGGCAGTTGGGCGTACCGGCGTTGGTGCTGGACCGGCACGACCGGCCGGGTGATCAGTGGCGTAAGCGGTACAAGAGTCTCTGCCTGCACGATCCCGTCTGGTACGACCATCTTCCGTACCTGCCGTTCCCGAAGAACTGGCCGGTGTTCGCGCCGAAGGACAAGATCGGTGACTGGCTGGAGATGTACACGCGGGTCATGGAGGTGCCGTACTGGTCTCGGTCCGAGGTGCGGTCGGCGAGCTTCGACGCGGACACGAAGACGTGGAGTGTCATCGTTGACCGGGACGGCGAGTCGGTCGAGTTGCGGCCGAAGCAGCTCGTGTTTGCGACCGGCATGTCCGGCAAGGCGAACTGGCCCACGTTCCCGGGTCAGGACGTGTTCCGGGGCGAGCAGCATCACTCGAGCGGACATCCCGGCCCTGAGGCGTACCGGGGGAAAAAGGTTGTGGTGGTGGGGTCGAACAACTCGGCCTTCGACATCTGCGGTGCGCTGTGGGAGCACGGGGCCGACGTGACGATGGTGCAGCGTTCGTCGACGCACATCGTCAAGTCGGCGTCGCTGATGGACATCGGGCTCGGTGATCTCTACTCCGAGCGCGCGGTCGAGGCGGGTGTCACCACCGACAAGGCCGACATGATCTTCGCTTCGCTCCCCTACCGGATCATGCACGAGTTCCAGATCCCGCTGTACGAGCAGATGGCCGAACGCGACCGGGACTTCTACGCCCGCCTGGAGAAGGCCGGGTTCCGCCACGACTGGGGTGACGACGGGTCCGGCCTGTTCATGAAGTACCTGCGACGCGGGTCCGGCTACTACATCGACGTGGGTGCGGCCGAGCTCGTCGCCGACGGCCGCATCAAGCTGGTCCAGGGCCAGGTCGACCACCTGACCGAGACGGCGGTCGTGCTGCAGGACGGCACCACGCTCGACGCCGACCTGGTCGTCTACGCCACCGGCTACGGCTCGATGAACGGCTGGGTCGCCGACCTCATCGACCAGGAGACGGCCGACCGGGTCGGGAAGGTCTGGGGGCTGGGGTCCGGCACGACCAAGGATCCCGGGCCGTGGGAGGGCGAGCAGCGCAACATGTGGAAGCCGACCCAGCAGGAGAACCTGTGGTTCCACGGCGGCAACCTGCACCAGTCGCGGCACTACTCGCTCTATCTCGCACTGCAGCTCAAGGCCCGGTACGAGGGAATACCGACCCCGGTCTACGGCCTCCAGGAGGTCCACCACACTCAGTAG
- a CDS encoding GAF domain-containing protein, which translates to MGELSAISPGTDLSQHARELTRVHDAVLGGRRAPGRPRAVVARSWSRVMRAGLDPDGANARDPFTRDEVERRRRESPLSLIVGELAQVIQNVALLVVTDADGVILWRVGGPSVLRRADTLGFGEGATWTESVVGTNAIGTALVEAAPVQLFSAEHFEQAQHAWYCSAHPIHDPRTGELLGIVDVSGPALTLHPAIEALVGTGVRLAESQLWRHHAARLERLRRSAEHIVGTAAGPLLIVDDHGWVAHNSGVAARDRIAAPRADTALAVPGLGLCLPERLAEGWIVRPAGAAHTIRARLDRTGSPLLSVTGAGSVWRAPLTRRHAEILTLLHHAGAEGLSAGRLSRALYGDDAHVVTVRAEISRLRRAIGALVVTNPYRLADGVDLQIVS; encoded by the coding sequence GTGGGCGAGTTGAGCGCGATCAGCCCCGGCACGGACCTGTCCCAGCACGCCCGCGAGCTGACCCGGGTCCACGATGCCGTGCTCGGTGGCCGTCGTGCCCCGGGCCGCCCCCGCGCCGTGGTCGCCCGCTCCTGGTCCCGTGTCATGCGAGCCGGGCTCGACCCCGACGGTGCCAACGCCCGTGACCCGTTCACCCGGGACGAGGTTGAGCGCCGCCGCCGCGAGTCGCCCCTGAGTCTGATCGTCGGCGAGCTCGCCCAGGTGATCCAAAATGTCGCCCTGCTGGTGGTGACCGACGCCGACGGGGTCATCCTGTGGCGTGTCGGCGGCCCGTCCGTGCTGCGCCGCGCCGACACGCTCGGGTTCGGGGAGGGCGCCACCTGGACCGAGTCTGTGGTCGGGACCAATGCCATCGGTACGGCCCTGGTCGAGGCGGCACCCGTGCAGCTCTTCTCGGCCGAGCACTTCGAGCAGGCGCAGCACGCCTGGTATTGCAGTGCACACCCCATTCACGACCCGCGTACGGGTGAGCTGCTCGGCATCGTCGACGTCAGCGGACCCGCTCTGACTCTGCATCCGGCGATCGAGGCGCTGGTTGGTACGGGCGTACGTCTGGCCGAGTCGCAGCTGTGGCGGCACCACGCCGCACGGCTGGAGCGGTTGCGGCGGTCCGCTGAGCACATTGTCGGTACCGCCGCCGGGCCGTTGCTGATCGTCGACGATCACGGCTGGGTTGCGCACAATTCCGGTGTGGCCGCTCGCGACCGCATTGCCGCGCCGCGGGCAGACACGGCTCTCGCCGTACCCGGGCTGGGTCTGTGTCTGCCGGAACGACTTGCCGAGGGCTGGATCGTGCGCCCGGCGGGGGCGGCGCACACGATCCGGGCGCGGCTGGACCGGACCGGGTCACCGCTGCTGTCGGTGACCGGGGCCGGGTCGGTGTGGCGGGCGCCGCTGACCCGGCGGCATGCGGAGATTCTCACGCTGCTGCACCACGCGGGTGCCGAGGGGCTGAGCGCCGGCCGGTTGAGCCGGGCGCTCTACGGCGACGATGCGCACGTGGTGACCGTCCGGGCGGAGATCTCCCGGCTGCGGCGTGCCATCGGTGCCCTGGTCGTCACCAACCCGTACCGTCTGGCCGACGGTGTTGACCTGCAGATCGTGAGCTGA
- a CDS encoding metallophosphoesterase: protein MMIAHLSDSQLLAGALAGEPATALNRAFGRLLALEPPPDCVVITGDLVETAGPGEYAVLRDILDRCPFPVHVVGGNHDGERLVDEHGGTRYLAGGTCLAYAVDYPEATVIVADSPIPGRPEGRLGAGQLRWIDETLGRRPDVPAIICLHHPPVTVGIPFPDGMGLLDAAELGEVIARRGNVARVLAGHVHPDVAVPFAGTLVSIASATYRQSAPGPTSFLLHVLTGDGCATHAVPAGDVFAY, encoded by the coding sequence ATGATGATTGCGCACCTCAGTGACTCGCAGCTGCTCGCCGGCGCCCTCGCAGGCGAACCGGCGACAGCCCTGAATCGCGCGTTCGGGCGGCTGCTCGCACTCGAGCCGCCGCCCGATTGTGTGGTCATCACCGGGGACCTGGTCGAGACCGCCGGCCCGGGCGAGTACGCCGTCCTGCGCGACATCCTCGACCGGTGCCCGTTCCCGGTGCACGTGGTCGGCGGCAACCACGACGGCGAGCGCCTCGTCGACGAGCACGGCGGTACGCGTTACCTCGCCGGGGGTACGTGTCTGGCGTACGCGGTGGATTATCCGGAAGCGACCGTGATCGTGGCCGATTCGCCGATCCCGGGCCGCCCCGAGGGGCGTCTGGGCGCCGGCCAGTTGCGGTGGATCGACGAGACGCTCGGCCGGCGACCGGACGTTCCGGCGATCATCTGCCTGCATCACCCGCCGGTGACCGTCGGCATCCCGTTCCCGGACGGTATGGGGCTGCTCGACGCGGCCGAGCTGGGTGAGGTGATCGCCCGGCGGGGCAACGTCGCCCGGGTGCTGGCCGGCCACGTGCACCCCGATGTCGCCGTGCCGTTCGCCGGGACGCTCGTGAGTATCGCCTCGGCGACCTACCGGCAGAGTGCGCCGGGGCCGACGAGTTTCCTCCTGCACGTGCTGACCGGGGACGGGTGCGCGACGCATGCCGTCCCGGCCGGCGACGTGTTCGCCTACTGA
- a CDS encoding DUF3349 domain-containing protein: MSDLRSNFMMRAVEWLRAGYPTGVPRQDYVALLGVLRRKMTEEEVRKIAVDLADQSVLSGDDPISTEDIEQVISASMLQQATPEDVVRVSARLAAGGWPLVDPPDDGE; the protein is encoded by the coding sequence GTGAGCGATCTCCGTTCGAACTTCATGATGCGGGCCGTCGAGTGGCTCCGGGCCGGTTATCCGACCGGTGTGCCGCGCCAGGACTACGTGGCGCTGCTCGGCGTGCTGCGGCGCAAGATGACCGAGGAAGAGGTCCGGAAAATTGCGGTGGACCTCGCCGACCAGTCGGTGCTGTCCGGCGACGACCCGATCAGCACCGAGGACATCGAGCAGGTGATCAGCGCGTCCATGCTGCAGCAGGCGACACCGGAGGACGTGGTCCGGGTGTCCGCCCGCCTCGCCGCCGGTGGCTGGCCGCTGGTGGACCCGCCCGACGACGGCGAGTGA
- a CDS encoding inorganic phosphate transporter — translation MTETSVILALVVITALGFDFTNGFHDTANAMATSIATRALKPKVAVALSGILNLVGAFLSVEVALTVTNAVVKIQNSNGTPKPELLVDGGSALLLIVLAGLVGGIVWNLLTWLLGLPSSSSHALFGGLIGASIAGLGWAGVNWNGDGSKLDGVIGKVILPALMSPVIAGVVAAAGTWLIYRVTVGVAKRFTENGFRWGQIGSASLVSLAHGTNDAQKTMGVITLALIAAGDWTDTKNIPFWVKAACALAIALGTYLGGWRIIRTLGKGLVEIAPPQGLAAESAAAAVILSSSHLGFALSTTHVATGSILGSGVGRPGAQVRWRVAGRMVAAWLITLPAAAIVGAVMWWVGNLLGGGLAGSLAIFVILLAAAVFMWLRSRRTPVDHNNVNDEWEGAPPADERVPAGAAS, via the coding sequence GTGACAGAGACTTCCGTGATTCTCGCCCTGGTGGTGATCACCGCTCTCGGGTTCGACTTCACGAACGGGTTCCACGACACCGCGAATGCGATGGCCACGTCCATCGCCACCCGCGCCCTCAAGCCGAAGGTCGCCGTTGCCCTTTCCGGCATCCTCAACCTCGTCGGGGCTTTCCTCTCCGTCGAGGTTGCCCTGACCGTCACCAACGCCGTTGTCAAGATCCAGAACTCCAACGGTACGCCGAAGCCGGAACTGCTCGTGGACGGTGGGTCGGCGCTGTTGCTGATCGTGCTGGCGGGCCTGGTCGGCGGCATCGTCTGGAACCTCCTGACCTGGTTGCTCGGGTTGCCCTCGAGCTCCTCGCACGCGTTGTTCGGCGGCCTGATCGGCGCCAGCATCGCGGGGCTGGGCTGGGCCGGGGTCAACTGGAACGGCGACGGCAGCAAGCTCGACGGGGTCATCGGCAAGGTGATCCTCCCGGCGCTGATGTCGCCGGTCATCGCCGGTGTCGTCGCCGCCGCGGGTACCTGGCTGATCTACCGGGTGACCGTGGGGGTCGCCAAGCGGTTCACCGAGAACGGGTTCCGGTGGGGGCAGATCGGCAGTGCTTCGCTGGTCTCGCTCGCGCACGGCACCAACGACGCGCAGAAGACGATGGGTGTCATCACCCTCGCCCTGATCGCCGCGGGGGACTGGACCGACACCAAGAACATCCCGTTCTGGGTCAAGGCCGCCTGTGCGCTGGCGATCGCCCTCGGCACCTATCTCGGGGGATGGCGGATCATCCGTACCCTCGGCAAGGGTCTGGTGGAGATCGCGCCGCCGCAGGGGCTGGCGGCGGAGTCCGCGGCCGCGGCAGTGATCCTGTCGTCGAGCCACCTCGGCTTTGCGCTGTCGACCACGCACGTCGCGACGGGCTCGATCCTCGGCTCGGGTGTGGGGCGGCCGGGCGCGCAGGTGCGGTGGCGGGTCGCCGGACGGATGGTCGCCGCCTGGCTGATCACCCTGCCGGCCGCCGCGATCGTCGGCGCCGTCATGTGGTGGGTCGGCAACCTGCTCGGTGGTGGTCTCGCCGGTTCACTCGCGATCTTCGTGATCCTGCTGGCGGCGGCCGTGTTCATGTGGCTGCGGTCGCGGCGCACGCCGGTCGACCACAACAACGTCAACGACGAGTGGGAAGGCGCGCCGCCTGCGGACGAGCGCGTGCCCGCCGGTGCGGCGAGCTGA
- a CDS encoding TetR/AcrR family transcriptional regulator produces the protein MRADAQRNRERILDAAEEVFAQLGASASTEEVARRAGVAIGTVFRHFPSKDDLLAAILKRLLARLVQDASELGGADGLFTFFERLVAQAADKRMVVELVGISIPSAVATLGDAVGNLLHQAQAAGTVRRDIALPEVMALLVSLCQGALQGGWPPDLQTRTLAVIYAGLR, from the coding sequence GTGCGGGCAGACGCGCAGCGCAACCGGGAACGCATCCTGGACGCCGCGGAAGAGGTGTTCGCGCAGCTGGGCGCGTCCGCGTCGACCGAGGAGGTCGCCCGCCGCGCCGGCGTTGCGATCGGCACGGTCTTCCGGCACTTCCCGTCCAAGGACGACCTGCTGGCCGCGATCCTCAAACGCCTGCTGGCCCGCCTGGTTCAGGACGCGTCCGAGCTCGGCGGCGCGGACGGCCTCTTCACCTTCTTCGAACGCCTCGTCGCCCAGGCCGCGGACAAACGCATGGTGGTCGAGCTGGTCGGCATCAGCATCCCCTCAGCGGTGGCCACCCTGGGCGACGCGGTGGGCAATCTGCTGCACCAGGCCCAGGCCGCCGGCACGGTACGCCGTGACATCGCCCTGCCAGAGGTCATGGCCCTCCTGGTCAGCCTGTGCCAAGGCGCCCTGCAAGGCGGCTGGCCCCCCGACCTCCAAACCCGCACCCTCGCCGTAATCTACGCCGGCCTCCGCTGA
- a CDS encoding family 16 glycoside hydrolase codes for MGAVVRTWTRRLLGAGLAAALVVSGPADPAAAAVPVLLSDDFQDGNAAGWRTSGGRWSVADETFRQDSVSARATARTGDQSWSDYAVSVRVQPLAYRDSRSSAGVQARVQSDGSHYYLTTRADNKVELGRVVSGRTTVLATADYASALQFWRSLSLVVKGSQLIGVVNGTPLLNATDTRLTRGRAAVATNYATAAFDDVRVDGWTATSPDTQAPLAPGRPSVVEVTPTTVTLTWRPTIDNVGVVDYIVYQGEQFYQQIPVRTVTGTGPVTLPFSPTAASMQFSVAARDAAGNVSLVTDRTSVPQPPSYPKTGDDAVAPSAPGSPVLSGRTADGRGILTWTPATDNVAVREYHVILVTNIDEVRLLAKVSEPTATVTVNGSNPLVRVIAYDAAWNSASSPLVPYGPTPTPTPTA; via the coding sequence ATGGGGGCAGTCGTTCGCACGTGGACCCGTCGTCTTCTCGGTGCGGGCCTGGCCGCGGCGCTGGTGGTCAGCGGACCGGCTGATCCCGCAGCGGCCGCAGTGCCCGTGCTGCTGAGCGACGACTTCCAGGACGGCAACGCCGCGGGCTGGCGAACGTCCGGTGGCCGCTGGTCGGTCGCCGACGAGACGTTCCGGCAGGACTCGGTCAGCGCCCGGGCCACCGCACGCACCGGCGATCAGTCCTGGTCGGACTACGCCGTCTCCGTACGCGTACAGCCCCTCGCCTACCGCGACTCCCGCTCATCGGCCGGCGTGCAGGCGCGGGTGCAGAGCGACGGCAGCCACTACTACCTGACGACCCGCGCCGACAACAAGGTCGAGCTGGGCCGGGTGGTGAGCGGACGGACCACCGTGCTGGCCACCGCCGACTACGCCTCGGCGCTGCAGTTCTGGCGATCGCTGAGCCTGGTCGTGAAGGGCTCGCAGCTCATCGGTGTTGTCAACGGCACGCCGCTGCTCAACGCCACCGACACCCGCCTCACCCGCGGACGCGCCGCCGTCGCCACCAACTACGCCACCGCGGCGTTCGACGACGTCCGTGTCGACGGCTGGACGGCGACCTCACCCGACACGCAGGCGCCGCTCGCACCGGGACGGCCGAGCGTTGTCGAGGTCACGCCGACCACCGTGACACTCACCTGGCGGCCGACGATCGACAACGTCGGCGTGGTGGACTACATCGTCTACCAGGGTGAGCAGTTCTATCAGCAGATCCCGGTGCGAACTGTCACCGGCACCGGCCCCGTGACCCTGCCCTTCAGCCCGACGGCGGCGTCCATGCAGTTCTCCGTCGCAGCCCGGGACGCGGCCGGCAACGTCTCGCTCGTCACGGACCGCACGAGCGTCCCGCAGCCACCGAGCTACCCGAAAACCGGTGACGACGCCGTGGCGCCTTCGGCCCCCGGAAGCCCGGTGCTCAGCGGGCGGACCGCCGACGGCCGCGGCATCCTGACCTGGACCCCGGCGACCGACAACGTCGCTGTCCGCGAATACCACGTCATCCTGGTCACCAACATCGACGAGGTCCGGCTGCTGGCAAAGGTCAGCGAGCCGACCGCCACGGTCACCGTCAACGGCAGCAACCCGCTGGTGCGAGTGATCGCGTACGACGCCGCGTGGAACTCCGCGTCCAGCCCCCTGGTGCCCTACGGCCCGACCCCGACACCCACGCCGACTGCCTAG
- a CDS encoding glycoside hydrolase family 3 N-terminal domain-containing protein, protein MMIRSWWALPVVVLALVGPPAPVVSRPPATSTVSSPAGTFPACVTAAVETMSLEEQVGQTLMVGVPLHSPQGIGGLVAGYHLGGVFLSGRSTRSSAGLRADITALQRTAKVPLLVSVDQEGGSVQALQGTDFPDIPAATTLGAGPPDELRRTVRDSADRLAGIGVTVNLAPVADTVPSGTDDRNPPIGAFRRQYDSDPIKVAEDIRTVVAASQGAGVLTILKHFPGLGRVRANTDTSTRAVDRTATVDDPYLDPFRAGMRQDSAGVMISLATYPRIDPASIAAFSRPIVTGLLRERYAFTGLIMSDDLGAADAVESVPTGDRAVRFLDAGGDLALTIRPQNVGPMVAALLAAARTSPVFAARVTDAASHVLAAKHRAGLLRC, encoded by the coding sequence ATGATGATCAGATCGTGGTGGGCCCTGCCGGTCGTGGTGCTCGCGCTCGTCGGCCCGCCCGCACCGGTTGTCAGTCGTCCACCCGCCACGTCCACGGTGTCGTCGCCCGCCGGCACGTTCCCGGCCTGTGTGACGGCCGCGGTGGAGACGATGTCGCTCGAGGAACAGGTCGGCCAGACCCTGATGGTCGGCGTCCCGCTGCACTCACCGCAGGGGATCGGTGGTCTGGTCGCCGGTTATCACCTCGGCGGCGTTTTTCTGTCCGGGCGCAGCACCCGCTCCTCGGCCGGCCTGCGCGCCGACATCACGGCGTTGCAGCGCACCGCGAAGGTGCCCTTGCTGGTCTCGGTCGATCAGGAGGGCGGCAGCGTCCAGGCGTTGCAGGGCACCGATTTCCCGGACATCCCCGCCGCCACGACCCTCGGCGCGGGCCCGCCGGACGAGCTGCGCCGCACGGTGCGCGACAGCGCCGATCGCCTGGCGGGGATCGGCGTCACCGTCAACCTCGCGCCAGTCGCCGACACGGTCCCCTCCGGTACGGACGACAGGAACCCGCCCATCGGTGCGTTCCGCCGCCAGTACGACTCCGACCCGATCAAAGTCGCGGAGGACATCCGTACGGTCGTGGCCGCGTCCCAGGGCGCCGGAGTCCTGACGATCCTCAAGCACTTCCCGGGCCTGGGACGGGTCCGCGCGAACACGGACACGTCCACACGCGCCGTCGACCGCACGGCGACCGTCGACGACCCGTACCTGGATCCCTTCCGGGCCGGGATGCGGCAGGACTCGGCCGGGGTGATGATCTCGCTGGCGACCTACCCCCGGATCGATCCGGCGTCGATCGCGGCGTTCTCCCGGCCGATCGTCACGGGCCTGCTGCGGGAACGGTACGCCTTCACCGGCCTGATCATGTCCGACGACCTGGGTGCGGCCGACGCGGTCGAGTCCGTGCCGACCGGTGACCGGGCCGTACGCTTCCTGGACGCGGGCGGCGACCTCGCGCTGACGATCCGCCCGCAGAACGTCGGACCGATGGTCGCCGCACTCCTCGCCGCGGCCCGCACCTCACCGGTCTTCGCGGCCCGGGTGACCGACGCGGCCTCCCACGTCCTCGCGGCCAAACACCGGGCTGGCCTCCTGCGCTGTTAA
- a CDS encoding DUF1801 domain-containing protein: MSGPATVPTGASVGDFLAAVQDPKRRADAQALCALMAEAAGVAPVMWGPSIVGFGSYHYRYASGQEGDWPVVGLSPRKTAMTIYLSAGFEQEILDRLGPHRLGKACLYLKRLADVDDAVLRELVADAFRKLDGRTLAP; this comes from the coding sequence ATGTCCGGCCCCGCAACCGTCCCGACCGGTGCCAGCGTGGGGGACTTCCTCGCCGCTGTGCAGGATCCGAAGCGGCGCGCCGACGCCCAGGCCCTCTGCGCGCTGATGGCCGAGGCCGCCGGGGTCGCGCCGGTGATGTGGGGACCGTCCATCGTCGGCTTCGGCAGCTACCACTACCGGTACGCCTCGGGGCAAGAGGGCGACTGGCCGGTGGTCGGGCTGTCGCCCCGCAAGACCGCCATGACGATCTACCTGTCGGCGGGTTTCGAGCAGGAGATCCTCGACCGGCTCGGCCCGCACCGGCTCGGCAAGGCGTGTCTCTATCTCAAGCGGCTCGCGGATGTCGACGACGCCGTGCTGCGGGAGCTGGTGGCGGACGCGTTCCGCAAGCTGGACGGCCGCACCCTCGCACCGTGA
- a CDS encoding nuclear transport factor 2 family protein gives MTPRQLFERVREHWLTDRPAFDEDMLTDDVVLETPFAPPGRPVRREGRAEVLAYVRAGHASVPFRFDGCHVAAVHDTADPRTIVVEYELAATIPATGVSASAPFIAVLTVHEGRIARWREYQHSMLLAAAMPG, from the coding sequence GTGACACCTCGACAGCTCTTCGAGCGCGTGCGCGAGCACTGGCTGACCGACCGGCCCGCTTTCGACGAGGACATGCTCACCGATGACGTGGTGCTGGAGACGCCGTTCGCGCCACCGGGCCGGCCGGTCCGGCGGGAGGGCAGGGCGGAGGTCCTCGCGTACGTCCGCGCCGGGCACGCCTCGGTGCCGTTCCGCTTCGACGGCTGTCACGTCGCCGCGGTCCACGACACCGCCGACCCGCGGACCATCGTCGTGGAGTACGAGCTGGCCGCGACGATTCCCGCCACCGGGGTTTCCGCGTCGGCGCCGTTCATCGCGGTGCTGACCGTCCATGAAGGACGTATTGCGCGATGGCGTGAATACCAGCACTCGATGTTGCTCGCCGCCGCGATGCCCGGTTAA